One Succinivibrio dextrinosolvens DNA window includes the following coding sequences:
- the rpiA gene encoding ribose-5-phosphate isomerase RpiA — protein sequence MTQDELKVMVAKAALDYIPSGSVLGVGSGSTVMKFIEQIGINKVPVSAAVSSSNKTTEALKAIGVNVVDPNETQPYEVYIDGADEVDPNFNMIKGGGACLTREKILTSMAKKFICIVDKSKLVETLGKFPLPVEIIPMAREQVARTLRALGGEPVLRKDCITDNGCEILDVHGLNITDPLDLEQKINQIPGVVTVGLFASKGADIVLYATEEGVKVLKRG from the coding sequence ATGACACAGGATGAATTGAAGGTAATGGTTGCTAAGGCAGCCTTAGATTATATTCCATCAGGAAGTGTTTTAGGTGTTGGTAGTGGTTCAACCGTTATGAAGTTTATTGAGCAGATCGGAATCAATAAGGTTCCTGTTTCTGCAGCAGTAAGCTCATCAAATAAGACCACAGAGGCATTAAAAGCAATTGGCGTTAATGTTGTTGATCCTAACGAAACACAGCCTTACGAGGTTTATATCGACGGTGCTGATGAGGTTGATCCTAACTTCAATATGATCAAGGGCGGTGGTGCCTGTCTGACAAGAGAGAAGATCCTGACTTCAATGGCTAAGAAGTTTATCTGTATTGTAGATAAGTCAAAGCTGGTTGAGACCTTAGGTAAGTTCCCTCTGCCTGTAGAGATTATTCCTATGGCCCGTGAGCAGGTCGCAAGAACTTTGAGAGCATTAGGTGGTGAGCCTGTTCTTCGTAAGGACTGCATTACCGATAACGGCTGCGAAATCCTTGATGTTCATGGCCTTAATATCACCGATCCTCTGGACTTAGAGCAGAAGATTAATCAGATCCCAGGTGTAGTAACCGTAGGTCTGTTTGCTTCAAAGGGCGCTGATATTGTGCTTTACGCAACTGAAGAAGGTGTTAAGGTTTTAAAACGCGGTTAA
- the fliE gene encoding flagellar hook-basal body complex protein FliE: MSLMINPLVANPTMLNQLQRMQQNMRSLQVASTGTKDTLQQKIENAPVMVPGQNGSDNTDSVQTKDNIGAFANMLHEAFENVNTLQNDAANKQTRFDLGDRKVTLSDVMLATQKASLSFDATVQIRNKMIEAYRTISQMQI; this comes from the coding sequence ATGAGTTTAATGATCAATCCATTAGTAGCAAATCCAACAATGTTAAATCAGCTTCAGAGAATGCAGCAGAATATGCGTTCGCTACAGGTTGCATCAACTGGCACAAAAGATACATTACAGCAAAAGATTGAGAATGCACCTGTAATGGTGCCAGGTCAGAACGGATCGGATAATACAGATTCGGTTCAGACAAAAGATAATATTGGTGCATTTGCCAATATGCTTCATGAAGCTTTTGAAAATGTTAATACCCTCCAGAACGACGCCGCCAATAAACAGACACGTTTTGATCTGGGGGACAGAAAAGTGACTCTGTCTGATGTAATGCTTGCAACTCAGAAGGCAAGTCTGTCCTTTGATGCGACAGTTCAGATCAGAAACAAGATGATTGAAGCGTACAGAACCATATCTCAGATGCAGATTTAG
- the fliF gene encoding flagellar basal-body MS-ring/collar protein FliF, with the protein MSENGFPVAPGTGNQEGSNLPTTTDASEASSSELESTDTGTAVNTSLPEKHSAIKSFFKDGEMVRRLVILVFLVIFVAGIIFAVISFTSTSTKAPDTERKLGQYSSAEIGNVLDFLDTEGFKYKLSNNNTIIVDASEYSEITEQMLRKGIALPQESTDEGDQIIMTDSGFGVSQRMENERIKHSREVQLARAIERIDGISHATVLLAIPKDNVFAREKSRPSAAVVVTLKPNSYLSPENVNSIRFLVASSVHNLLSKDVTVTDQNGRQLSAEVKGDTPESKIQREFEMRTMREAQYRDKLDSILMPMLGLGRYSAEVDVTLDTTVQEETAQLYNPDSQAVRSETLKEQSGNEDKKNPYGVPGSLSNQPPANAAIPQQLKDGTGSSSDSTSNRKESREAVRNYEVDTTVRHTVRPSNIVSRLTVSVAVDYDRLVDADGMVKYEPRSQQDLDKIADLVRGGLGLNEARGDFVKVETVCFPHGDVKPPLPWYEQEFFYRLVRIGGSVIVVLIVVIFVIRPLLNKLLHKDEEDMSSEAEQDELDSQSALDGYDDFNLIAKNKELADQVYTINNEGGIELPNLHKEADLLKAVRTLASNEPQLTAEVIKEWLNADFKEKN; encoded by the coding sequence ATGTCAGAAAATGGATTCCCGGTAGCTCCTGGTACAGGTAATCAAGAGGGAAGTAATCTGCCTACCACAACAGACGCAAGTGAGGCTTCATCCTCTGAGCTGGAGTCCACCGATACTGGAACTGCAGTTAATACTAGTCTGCCTGAAAAGCACTCCGCCATAAAAAGCTTTTTCAAAGATGGTGAAATGGTTCGCCGTCTGGTAATCCTCGTTTTCCTGGTTATTTTTGTTGCCGGTATTATTTTTGCGGTAATCAGTTTTACCTCTACTTCAACTAAGGCTCCTGATACAGAAAGAAAACTTGGTCAGTATTCCTCTGCGGAAATTGGAAATGTGCTTGATTTCCTGGATACAGAAGGCTTCAAGTATAAGCTGTCAAACAATAACACCATCATTGTTGATGCCAGCGAGTATAGTGAGATTACCGAGCAGATGCTGCGTAAAGGAATTGCACTGCCTCAGGAGTCAACTGATGAGGGTGATCAGATTATTATGACCGACTCTGGCTTTGGTGTATCTCAGCGAATGGAAAATGAGCGCATCAAGCATAGTCGAGAGGTTCAGCTTGCAAGAGCCATTGAACGTATTGACGGTATTTCTCATGCTACTGTTCTTCTGGCAATTCCAAAGGACAATGTTTTTGCCAGAGAGAAGAGCAGACCAAGTGCTGCAGTTGTTGTAACTTTAAAGCCTAACTCTTATCTGTCTCCTGAAAATGTAAACTCAATCAGATTCCTTGTAGCTTCCTCTGTACATAATCTGTTATCAAAGGACGTTACTGTAACAGATCAAAACGGACGTCAGTTAAGTGCAGAGGTCAAGGGCGACACTCCTGAGAGTAAGATTCAGCGCGAGTTTGAAATGAGAACAATGCGTGAAGCGCAGTATCGCGACAAGCTTGATTCAATTCTGATGCCTATGCTTGGACTTGGACGTTATTCCGCTGAAGTTGACGTTACTCTGGACACTACCGTTCAGGAAGAAACTGCTCAGCTGTATAATCCTGACTCTCAGGCGGTACGTTCAGAAACCTTAAAGGAACAGTCTGGTAATGAGGATAAGAAGAACCCTTATGGTGTACCGGGTTCTTTATCCAATCAGCCTCCTGCAAATGCTGCAATTCCTCAGCAGTTAAAGGATGGTACAGGTAGCTCCTCAGATTCAACCTCAAACCGTAAGGAAAGCCGTGAGGCTGTTCGTAACTATGAGGTGGATACAACTGTAAGACATACCGTGCGTCCATCAAACATTGTCTCTCGACTGACAGTATCTGTCGCTGTTGACTATGACAGACTGGTGGATGCTGACGGTATGGTTAAGTATGAACCTCGCTCTCAGCAGGATCTGGATAAGATTGCGGATTTGGTTCGCGGTGGTTTAGGACTTAATGAAGCTCGCGGTGACTTTGTTAAAGTTGAAACTGTCTGCTTCCCTCATGGCGATGTAAAACCACCTCTACCTTGGTATGAGCAGGAATTCTTCTACAGACTTGTACGTATAGGTGGTTCTGTAATTGTTGTGCTGATTGTGGTTATCTTCGTGATACGTCCTCTGCTCAACAAGCTGCTGCACAAGGACGAGGAGGATATGTCATCAGAGGCAGAGCAGGATGAGCTTGATTCTCAGTCTGCACTTGATGGCTATGACGATTTCAACCTGATTGCCAAGAACAAGGAACTTGCTGATCAGGTATACACCATCAATAACGAAGGCGGTATTGAACTTCCTAACCTTCATAAAGAAGCTGATCTGCTCAAGGCAGTCAGAACACTTGCTTCCAATGAACCTCAGCTGACAGCGGAAGTTATTAAAGAATGGCTTAACGCTGATTTTAAGGAAAAGAACTAG
- the fliI gene encoding flagellar protein export ATPase FliI — protein MSNLLSRLQSVSLPDREQSPVLSGRLTRVVGLTLEAVGIKVPLGQRCRIDTNGGPMLAEVVGFSGETTYLMPTTDIIDVQNGDLVTPISSSDSYPYGLHLLGRVVDGLGNPIDDKGPLTAETATKWNPVKLNPMARRPIKKPLDVGIKAINSMLTIGQGQRIGLFAGSGVGKSVLLGMMTRGTNADVVVVGLIGERSREVKEFIDDILGEEGRARAVVVAAPADASPLMRLKGCETTLSIAEYFRDQGYNVLLMIDSLTRYAMAQREIALAVGEPPATKGYPPSVFAKMPALVERAGNGGEGQGSITAFFTVLVEGDDLQDPIADSARAILDGHIVLSRQLADSGHFPAIDIEKSVSRVMPAVVTAEHMIMARTIRQCVSQYSQSKELIQIGAYQKGSDPNIDQAIMIKPFIDEFTVQDMKEIVPFKQSLEGLEQLSMILINDAQKRVDALTVKKGQAPAPVPSKGAQPATNQFVKVK, from the coding sequence ATGAGTAATCTTTTATCTCGTCTTCAGTCCGTAAGCCTTCCAGATCGCGAGCAGAGTCCTGTTTTGTCTGGAAGACTTACTCGTGTGGTAGGCCTTACCCTGGAAGCTGTAGGAATAAAAGTTCCCTTAGGCCAGAGATGCCGCATTGATACCAACGGCGGTCCAATGCTAGCTGAAGTGGTTGGATTTTCTGGTGAAACTACCTATCTGATGCCTACAACAGATATTATTGATGTTCAGAATGGAGATCTGGTTACTCCCATCTCAAGTTCTGATTCCTATCCCTATGGGCTTCATCTTTTAGGAAGAGTTGTTGATGGTCTTGGGAATCCTATTGATGACAAGGGGCCACTTACCGCTGAAACCGCAACCAAATGGAATCCTGTTAAGCTTAATCCGATGGCCAGACGTCCAATCAAGAAGCCTCTGGATGTAGGTATCAAAGCAATAAATTCAATGCTTACCATAGGACAGGGACAGCGTATTGGTCTTTTTGCAGGTTCCGGCGTTGGAAAATCTGTACTTTTAGGCATGATGACACGTGGCACAAATGCAGATGTTGTAGTTGTCGGTCTGATAGGAGAGCGTAGCCGTGAGGTTAAAGAGTTTATAGATGATATTCTTGGTGAGGAAGGTCGAGCTCGTGCAGTGGTTGTGGCAGCTCCTGCAGATGCATCTCCTCTGATGCGTCTTAAGGGATGTGAAACAACTCTTTCTATTGCCGAGTACTTCAGAGATCAGGGCTACAATGTTCTGCTGATGATTGATTCTCTTACCCGTTATGCAATGGCTCAGCGTGAAATTGCCTTGGCTGTAGGTGAACCTCCTGCAACTAAAGGCTATCCTCCTTCTGTGTTTGCTAAGATGCCTGCCTTAGTTGAGCGCGCCGGAAATGGTGGCGAAGGCCAGGGCTCTATTACAGCTTTTTTCACAGTGCTGGTTGAAGGCGATGATCTTCAGGATCCAATTGCAGACTCTGCCCGAGCTATTCTGGATGGTCATATTGTTTTATCCCGTCAGCTTGCAGACTCTGGTCACTTCCCCGCAATTGATATTGAAAAGTCTGTAAGTCGTGTTATGCCTGCAGTTGTTACTGCAGAGCATATGATTATGGCTAGAACTATAAGGCAGTGTGTATCTCAGTATTCTCAGAGTAAGGAGCTGATTCAGATTGGAGCCTATCAGAAAGGTTCTGATCCTAATATTGATCAGGCCATTATGATTAAGCCTTTTATTGATGAGTTTACAGTTCAGGACATGAAGGAGATTGTTCCTTTTAAACAGTCTTTAGAGGGGCTTGAACAGCTCTCCATGATCCTAATCAATGATGCTCAGAAAAGAGTTGATGCACTGACTGTCAAGAAGGGGCAGGCACCAGCTCCTGTACCATCCAAAGGCGCACAGCCTGCAACCAATCAGTTTGTAAAGGTTAAGTAG
- the fliG gene encoding flagellar motor switch protein FliG: MSGMDKAVLLMLSLSEEDAAQIFKNLEPKQVQKLGIRMSEMATFSQDQVNAVHKAFLKEVTKHSNLGLGNSDFVRHALVSALGSEKANNLIEQISLGTGSRGLDSLKWMDARQVATIIQNEHPQIQTIVLSYLEPEQSAEILSQFNETVRLDLIMRIATLEEVQPAALQELNEIMEKQFAGAAGSQTAKIGGLKSAADIMNYLDSSTETQLMNAIQSQDKEIGGQIQDLMFVFENLSGVDDRSIQTLLRDVPSDVLQKALKGADDGLKEKFFKNMSSRAAASMKEDLASMGPTKLSDVEAAQKEILTIARKLNDSGAIMLNRGGGGGDFI; the protein is encoded by the coding sequence ATGTCCGGAATGGACAAGGCTGTTCTTCTGATGCTGTCCTTATCAGAGGAGGATGCTGCTCAGATTTTCAAGAACCTTGAGCCTAAACAGGTTCAGAAGCTTGGTATCAGAATGTCTGAGATGGCAACTTTTTCTCAGGATCAGGTGAATGCTGTTCACAAGGCTTTTCTAAAGGAAGTAACAAAGCATTCAAATCTTGGTCTTGGAAATTCAGACTTTGTTCGCCATGCTCTGGTTTCAGCTCTGGGTTCAGAGAAGGCAAACAATCTTATCGAGCAGATTTCTCTTGGAACCGGTTCCCGTGGTTTGGATTCTCTGAAGTGGATGGATGCAAGACAGGTGGCAACCATTATTCAGAACGAGCATCCTCAGATTCAGACTATTGTGCTTTCCTACCTTGAGCCAGAACAGTCTGCAGAAATTCTATCTCAGTTTAATGAAACTGTAAGACTTGACCTTATCATGCGTATTGCAACCTTAGAAGAGGTTCAGCCAGCAGCTCTGCAGGAGTTGAACGAAATTATGGAAAAGCAGTTCGCTGGTGCCGCTGGTTCTCAGACAGCCAAGATTGGTGGTCTGAAGAGTGCTGCCGATATTATGAACTACTTAGACAGCTCAACCGAGACTCAGCTGATGAATGCAATTCAGTCTCAGGACAAGGAAATTGGTGGCCAGATCCAGGATCTTATGTTCGTATTCGAAAACCTCAGTGGTGTGGACGACCGTTCTATTCAGACTCTGCTGCGTGATGTTCCTTCTGATGTTCTTCAGAAGGCTCTTAAGGGAGCAGATGACGGCCTCAAAGAGAAATTCTTCAAGAACATGTCTTCTCGTGCTGCTGCATCTATGAAGGAAGATCTTGCATCTATGGGTCCTACCAAGCTGTCTGATGTTGAAGCTGCTCAGAAGGAAATTCTTACAATTGCAAGAAAACTTAACGATTCAGGTGCCATTATGCTTAACCGTGGTGGTGGCGGTGGTGACTTTATTTAA
- a CDS encoding RNA-guided endonuclease InsQ/TnpB family protein produces the protein MIFTKTLKIRINVPSEQETLLRQMTEQYRQACNFISEYVFTHSFDLNFFSLNKVLYRDIRGKFRLKSQLAQSSIKTVIARYNTVKEQLLEHPYRYKDEKGEWQSIPKTLEWLFKPVSFSRPQTDLVRNRDYSFVENGSLLSINTLDERIKCTYEREHFKEYFDGSWRFGTAKLVELKGLWYLHIPVTREKEDFKKENVKHIVGIDRGLRFLSVSYDEEGKTEFISGKKIATKRNKFLELRRQLQAKGTKSARRRLKAISGRENRWMSDVNHQISKTLVRKYGKDTLFVLEDLTGVSFDERNLSRTAKQRYDLRSWSFYQLEQFLKYKAQETGSEVLKVSAKYTSQRCPVCGRIHKQSRDHNRHLYSCPCGYKSNDDRVGAMNIQNLGKRWLSGEKNPRYKKDNN, from the coding sequence TTGATATTTACAAAAACATTAAAAATAAGAATTAATGTACCTTCAGAACAGGAAACACTGTTACGTCAGATGACGGAGCAGTATCGACAGGCATGTAATTTTATTTCAGAATACGTTTTTACCCATTCCTTTGACTTGAACTTCTTCAGTCTCAATAAAGTACTGTACAGGGATATAAGAGGAAAGTTTAGACTTAAATCTCAGCTTGCACAGTCATCCATCAAAACAGTTATTGCAAGGTATAATACTGTAAAAGAACAGCTTTTAGAGCATCCATACCGCTATAAAGACGAGAAAGGCGAATGGCAGAGCATACCAAAGACACTGGAATGGCTCTTTAAGCCGGTGTCTTTCAGCAGACCTCAGACAGATTTGGTTCGCAACAGAGATTACAGTTTTGTTGAAAATGGAAGTCTGTTATCAATCAATACTCTTGATGAAAGAATCAAATGTACTTATGAGAGAGAACATTTCAAAGAATATTTTGATGGCAGCTGGAGATTTGGAACAGCGAAGCTTGTGGAACTTAAAGGCCTATGGTATCTGCATATTCCTGTAACCAGAGAAAAAGAAGATTTCAAAAAAGAGAATGTAAAACATATAGTGGGAATAGACAGAGGCTTACGCTTTCTGTCTGTAAGCTATGATGAAGAAGGAAAGACCGAATTTATAAGCGGAAAGAAGATTGCAACAAAGCGAAACAAATTCCTTGAGCTGAGACGACAGCTTCAGGCTAAAGGAACAAAATCAGCAAGACGAAGACTAAAAGCTATATCCGGACGAGAAAACCGCTGGATGTCAGATGTAAACCATCAGATATCAAAGACACTCGTGAGGAAGTATGGCAAAGATACACTCTTTGTTCTTGAGGATTTAACCGGTGTAAGTTTTGATGAGCGCAATCTTTCAAGAACAGCAAAACAGAGGTATGACCTAAGAAGCTGGAGCTTCTACCAGCTGGAGCAGTTTCTAAAATACAAAGCTCAAGAGACGGGCTCTGAAGTACTTAAGGTAAGTGCAAAATACACATCTCAGAGATGTCCCGTATGTGGAAGGATCCACAAACAGAGCAGAGATCATAACAGACATCTGTATAGCTGCCCATGCGGCTATAAATCCAATGATGACAGAGTTGGAGCCATGAATATTCAGAATCTTGGAAAGAGATGGCTGTCAGGAGAAAAGAATCCTCGATACAAAAAGGATAATAACTGA
- a CDS encoding FliH/SctL family protein codes for MSDFFHKNASSAEGDVANASDIANEKPNRVDIRYDKKIATVTSASKVSNYKVKVWPTLSDDFVTGTNALGMNVEMVERKRAFMRLEKKRNDYLEEVALILDAHKILEEEEAADRAARGITSITLEEVEKIRNDAYEEGKSQGHDEGYQIGFDEGKTEGIKQGHEEGLAIGKEEGYASGLEQGKADGFEKGHDEGLESGQKVVLEQVERFRFLADSLANPLREVDKEVTDEIAYIISRLAKVIIKKEIDKNAEFLKKSIEQAISILPSATKGVSIYLNPEDYAVINAAIGNDYIKEQGWDLKESDKLSPGDIRVVNDNSEINWRINDRIDSLLEDFLAKVYPSVDSALRESIDGCPEYNELPKKALAPRNLNDISDVLKSKAQTTASAEVTPSEPQEALDQDNLAQTMQQQAPLTDDPAPYVDDFGHPVYQSPDGQLYYFDENNNRVYVDENGVPIGSDPVAEAEVTADVQPRA; via the coding sequence ATGAGTGATTTTTTTCATAAGAACGCCTCCTCAGCCGAAGGCGATGTTGCAAATGCCTCTGACATAGCGAATGAAAAACCTAACAGGGTGGATATTCGCTATGACAAGAAGATTGCTACTGTAACATCAGCATCTAAGGTTTCAAATTACAAGGTTAAAGTCTGGCCGACCCTGTCTGACGATTTCGTGACCGGAACCAATGCTCTGGGCATGAATGTCGAGATGGTGGAACGCAAGCGTGCCTTCATGCGGCTTGAAAAGAAGCGTAATGATTATCTAGAAGAAGTTGCGCTTATTCTTGATGCTCACAAGATTTTAGAAGAGGAAGAGGCTGCTGATCGTGCGGCCCGCGGTATTACCAGCATCACTCTTGAAGAAGTAGAAAAAATCAGAAATGATGCTTATGAGGAAGGAAAGAGTCAGGGCCATGATGAAGGTTATCAGATTGGCTTTGATGAGGGAAAGACAGAAGGAATTAAACAGGGCCATGAGGAAGGTCTTGCTATCGGTAAGGAAGAGGGATATGCCTCCGGTCTTGAACAGGGCAAAGCTGATGGCTTTGAAAAGGGCCATGATGAAGGTCTTGAATCTGGTCAGAAGGTTGTTCTAGAACAGGTTGAGCGTTTCAGATTTTTAGCTGATTCCCTTGCAAATCCTCTGCGTGAGGTTGACAAGGAGGTTACCGATGAAATTGCCTACATCATTTCAAGATTAGCCAAGGTAATTATTAAAAAAGAAATCGATAAAAATGCTGAATTCCTTAAAAAAAGCATTGAACAGGCTATCTCTATTCTGCCTTCAGCTACCAAAGGTGTTTCGATTTATCTGAATCCTGAGGATTACGCGGTTATAAATGCGGCAATAGGCAATGATTATATTAAGGAACAGGGCTGGGATTTAAAAGAATCAGACAAACTTTCTCCCGGAGATATCAGAGTTGTTAATGATAATTCAGAAATAAACTGGAGAATCAACGACAGAATTGATTCTTTGCTCGAGGATTTCCTTGCAAAGGTTTATCCAAGTGTCGATTCAGCTCTTCGTGAATCAATAGATGGTTGCCCTGAATACAATGAGCTGCCTAAGAAAGCTCTGGCCCCAAGAAATCTTAATGATATTAGTGATGTCTTAAAGAGCAAGGCTCAGACAACTGCTTCTGCAGAGGTTACTCCTTCGGAACCTCAGGAAGCTTTAGATCAGGATAATCTTGCTCAGACCATGCAACAGCAGGCTCCACTGACAGATGATCCTGCTCCTTATGTTGATGATTTTGGTCATCCTGTTTATCAGTCTCCTGATGGACAGCTTTATTACTTTGATGAAAACAATAACCGAGTCTATGTTGATGAAAATGGTGTTCCTATTGGAAGTGATCCTGTGGCGGAAGCTGAAGTTACAGCAGATGTTCAGCCTAGGGCTTAA
- the fliJ gene encoding flagellar export protein FliJ, with product MSDKALNLVLDLRKREEDDALELLLEAQNNVASFERQIAQLKEFENIYIEEMKAKSKFQLDMSTYLAYQQFINKLETIKERQEAGLVKLQEQENRARSNYLDKQQQRKIIESLIEKHRLERERLEAKAEQKLSDDIVSSKQARLLIEKMK from the coding sequence ATGAGTGATAAAGCGCTTAATCTTGTTCTTGATTTAAGAAAGCGAGAGGAAGATGATGCCTTAGAGCTTCTGCTGGAAGCTCAGAATAATGTGGCTTCTTTCGAACGACAGATAGCTCAGTTAAAGGAATTTGAAAACATCTATATTGAGGAGATGAAGGCAAAATCCAAGTTTCAGCTGGATATGAGCACCTACCTTGCATACCAACAGTTCATTAATAAGCTTGAGACGATTAAGGAAAGACAGGAAGCTGGTCTTGTAAAGCTTCAGGAACAGGAGAATAGAGCTCGTTCCAATTATCTTGATAAACAGCAGCAGCGAAAGATCATTGAATCTCTTATAGAAAAGCATCGTCTTGAGCGCGAACGCCTTGAAGCTAAGGCAGAGCAGAAACTCAGTGACGATATTGTCTCATCTAAACAGGCAAGACTTCTAATTGAAAAGATGAAGTAA
- a CDS encoding asparaginase: MKKNLFQGVAILPIAFALAITTGCATTEQSQPQVQTATTAESAVVSTPVAEKKVKKNLPTVAILATGGTIAGTGAEGKSTNYKPGQLNVEALAQAAKLQDVAKVHGEQICNINSDDITSEIWLQIANCINKLAKDPAISGFVITHGTDTLDETAYFLNLALKTDKPVVVTGSMRPATAISADGPLNLHQSVALASNPAAKGKGVMAVISDRIYGARDVRKISTFNVNAFSSGDYGSMGYVIDDNVLFYSQPVKKHTVNTEFNVSNLKTLPKVAVLYFNVDTDGSVIDYYAQKGYKGIVIAGAGSGEYSVSWKEAIARHPEMIVVRSTRVGTGYVAASDDYDIANVLRCDDLQPQKAAVLLRLALTKTSKKAEIQKIFDKY, from the coding sequence ATGAAAAAAAATCTATTTCAAGGTGTAGCTATTCTACCAATAGCTTTTGCTTTAGCTATTACAACAGGCTGTGCTACAACCGAACAGTCTCAGCCTCAGGTTCAGACTGCAACCACAGCTGAATCAGCTGTAGTAAGTACTCCTGTAGCAGAGAAGAAGGTTAAAAAGAATCTGCCAACCGTTGCTATTCTTGCAACCGGTGGAACTATTGCCGGTACAGGCGCAGAGGGTAAATCAACCAACTACAAGCCTGGTCAGCTGAATGTTGAGGCTTTAGCTCAGGCAGCAAAACTTCAGGATGTTGCTAAGGTGCACGGTGAGCAGATCTGCAATATCAACTCAGATGATATCACCTCTGAAATCTGGCTTCAGATTGCCAACTGCATAAATAAACTCGCAAAAGATCCTGCTATTTCAGGTTTTGTAATTACTCACGGTACAGATACTCTTGATGAAACCGCCTACTTCCTGAATCTGGCCTTAAAGACCGATAAACCTGTGGTTGTAACCGGCTCTATGAGACCGGCAACCGCAATTTCTGCAGATGGCCCTCTAAATCTGCATCAGTCTGTTGCTCTGGCTTCAAATCCTGCTGCCAAGGGGAAAGGCGTTATGGCTGTTATCTCTGACAGAATCTATGGTGCCCGAGATGTACGCAAGATCAGCACTTTCAATGTAAATGCTTTCAGCTCCGGTGATTATGGCAGCATGGGCTATGTAATTGACGACAATGTTCTGTTCTACAGTCAGCCTGTGAAGAAGCATACTGTAAATACAGAGTTCAATGTTTCAAATCTGAAGACTCTACCAAAGGTAGCCGTGCTTTATTTCAATGTTGACACCGACGGTTCAGTTATTGACTACTATGCACAGAAGGGGTACAAGGGAATTGTTATTGCAGGTGCAGGCAGCGGCGAGTACAGTGTAAGCTGGAAGGAAGCAATTGCAAGACATCCTGAGATGATTGTTGTCCGCAGTACCCGTGTAGGAACAGGCTATGTTGCAGCAAGTGACGACTATGATATTGCCAATGTTCTGCGCTGTGATGATCTTCAGCCACAGAAGGCTGCAGTTCTTTTGAGACTTGCTCTAACCAAGACTTCAAAGAAGGCTGAAATTCAGAAGATTTTTGACAAATACTAA